The following are from one region of the Tepidamorphus gemmatus genome:
- a CDS encoding ABC transporter permease: protein MTATTAAAPATPVRASREGRWADTVLNVYLAIFFLYLFAPLLVMALAAFNAYDYPSVTQWRGWTLKWFGELARDQRILQGLWNSIVVGIGVIAVSVPLGLSGAFILTRLQSRWTGLLYGVLVSPILTPGIILGISTLIFWRTFDVPGGLFVAAMAQATFIASYCMLMFMARLQRQDRSLEEAALDLGASNLLVFRRITLPFLTPTIFTAAVIAFLQSIENYNTTVFAIGGNWTLVTEIGSRFRFGLSPVINVIGVIFVVITVIAATVYVLLMERDRKARSAR, encoded by the coding sequence ATGACCGCCACGACCGCCGCTGCACCCGCCACACCCGTCCGCGCCAGCCGCGAGGGGCGCTGGGCCGATACGGTCCTCAACGTCTATCTGGCGATCTTCTTCCTCTACCTGTTCGCGCCGCTGCTCGTCATGGCGCTCGCCGCCTTCAATGCCTACGACTATCCCTCCGTCACCCAGTGGCGCGGCTGGACGCTGAAATGGTTCGGCGAGCTCGCCCGCGACCAGCGCATCCTGCAGGGCCTGTGGAACTCGATCGTGGTCGGCATCGGTGTCATCGCCGTGTCGGTGCCGCTCGGCCTGTCGGGCGCCTTCATCCTGACCCGGCTGCAGTCGCGCTGGACCGGCCTCCTCTACGGCGTGCTGGTCTCGCCGATCCTCACCCCCGGCATCATCCTCGGCATCTCGACGCTGATCTTCTGGCGGACCTTCGATGTGCCGGGCGGTCTGTTCGTTGCGGCCATGGCGCAGGCAACCTTCATCGCCTCGTACTGCATGCTGATGTTCATGGCGCGCCTGCAACGCCAGGACCGCAGTCTGGAAGAGGCCGCGCTCGATCTCGGCGCCTCCAACCTTCTGGTGTTCCGGCGGATCACGTTGCCCTTCCTGACTCCGACCATCTTCACCGCGGCGGTGATTGCCTTCCTGCAGTCGATCGAGAACTACAACACCACGGTCTTCGCCATCGGCGGCAACTGGACTCTGGTCACCGAGATCGGCTCGCGCTTCCGCTTCGGGCTGTCGCCGGTGATCAATGTCATCGGGGTGATCTTCGTCGTCATCACCGTGATCGCCGCCACGGTCTACGTGCTCCTGATGGAGCGCGACCGCAAGGCGCGCAGCGCACGGTAG
- a CDS encoding ABC transporter permease, whose product MSDLLRTYGRGLAGLFIALTAVWILVMILVPQLFMIERSLWNRTVSTDISLRIDRAYNEVSLLELDSQNATEAERQELAERISALRAQIAEWEAEETDPPKVYSLYNYTRMSALHVRIFVKTIFYSALVTILALVVCYPIAYAVAQVATPQRAAFLLLGLIIPYAINELLRVYAWLMILDYQGVLNTMLSWIGVTDLAAGQWIPFLESPAAVFVAMVYAYILFMAFPIYNTLETLDRNQIEAARDLGASTWRIHWRVAIPHAKPGIAVGCIMTFMLSASSYSVPQIMTRGTSGDWFSQTIYRQFFESNNWNQGAAYAFTLLVVCILFIFLMMMIFRVGIRDIAR is encoded by the coding sequence GTGAGTGATCTGCTGCGCACCTACGGGCGCGGTCTGGCCGGGCTGTTCATCGCCCTGACGGCGGTCTGGATCCTGGTGATGATCCTGGTGCCGCAGCTGTTCATGATCGAGCGTTCGCTGTGGAACCGCACGGTCTCCACCGACATCTCGCTCAGGATCGACCGCGCCTACAACGAGGTCAGTCTTCTGGAGCTCGACTCGCAGAACGCGACCGAGGCGGAACGGCAGGAGCTGGCCGAGAGGATCTCGGCGTTGCGCGCGCAGATCGCCGAATGGGAGGCGGAGGAAACCGATCCGCCGAAGGTCTATTCGCTCTACAACTACACACGCATGTCGGCGCTGCACGTCCGCATCTTCGTCAAGACGATCTTCTACTCCGCGCTGGTGACCATCCTGGCGCTCGTCGTCTGCTATCCGATCGCCTATGCGGTGGCGCAGGTGGCGACCCCGCAGCGTGCCGCCTTCCTGCTGCTCGGGCTCATCATCCCGTATGCCATCAATGAGCTCCTGCGCGTCTATGCCTGGCTGATGATCCTCGACTATCAGGGGGTGCTGAACACCATGCTGAGCTGGATCGGCGTCACCGACCTCGCCGCCGGGCAGTGGATACCCTTCCTGGAATCCCCCGCCGCCGTCTTCGTCGCGATGGTCTACGCCTACATCCTGTTCATGGCGTTCCCGATCTACAACACGCTGGAGACGCTCGACCGGAACCAGATCGAGGCGGCGCGCGATCTCGGCGCCTCGACGTGGCGGATTCACTGGCGCGTCGCGATTCCGCACGCCAAGCCCGGCATCGCGGTCGGCTGCATCATGACCTTCATGCTGTCGGCCTCGTCCTACTCGGTGCCGCAGATCATGACCCGGGGAACCTCCGGCGACTGGTTCAGCCAGACGATCTACCGGCAGTTCTTCGAATCGAACAACTGGAACCAGGGCGCGGCCTACGCCTTCACCCTGCTCGTCGTGTGCATCCTGTTCATCTTCCTGATGATGATGATCTTCAGGGTCGGCATCCGCGATATCGCGAGGTGA
- a CDS encoding ABC transporter ATP-binding protein, producing the protein MVVGVTGELRGKNVVLDGVTMVFGDFTAVHRTDLEVKAGEFFSILGPSGCGKTTILRMISGFLEPTSGRILIGGEDMAGIGPNRRPTALIFQNLALFPLMPVWENVAFGLEARGMPKRQRRERAMQLIELVALKGHENKRPTELSGGQRQRVAIARALAVEPSVLLLDEPLSALDLKLRQHMRAELKAIQRKTGVTFIYITHDQGEALTMSDRIAVMNQGRIEQVDTTDMLYDNPATPFVATFVGEQNVFRGRVVEAAEGFAVIEGPSGRLRGRNRDGLAPGAEALLFVRPERMQFLNGAALDNEIAAAVDRRDLEGPFVNVFLRRDGNEIMVHLTNSGAAGRNLTGEQRIGFAAADALVLPAGELARE; encoded by the coding sequence ATGGTTGTCGGCGTGACGGGCGAACTGCGCGGCAAGAACGTCGTCCTTGACGGCGTGACCATGGTCTTCGGTGACTTCACCGCCGTCCACCGCACCGATCTCGAGGTCAAGGCAGGCGAGTTCTTCTCGATTCTCGGCCCGTCGGGCTGCGGCAAGACCACCATCCTGCGGATGATCTCCGGCTTCCTCGAACCGACCTCGGGACGCATCCTGATCGGCGGGGAGGACATGGCCGGAATCGGCCCGAACCGTCGGCCCACCGCACTGATCTTCCAGAACCTGGCGCTGTTTCCCCTGATGCCGGTCTGGGAGAACGTCGCCTTCGGTCTCGAGGCGCGTGGCATGCCGAAGAGGCAGCGTCGCGAACGGGCCATGCAGCTGATCGAACTCGTCGCGCTGAAGGGGCACGAGAACAAGCGGCCCACCGAACTCTCCGGCGGTCAGCGCCAGCGCGTCGCCATTGCCCGCGCACTCGCGGTGGAGCCGTCGGTGCTGCTGCTCGACGAGCCGCTGTCGGCGCTCGATCTGAAGCTGCGCCAGCACATGCGCGCCGAGTTGAAGGCGATCCAGCGCAAGACCGGTGTCACCTTCATCTACATCACCCACGACCAGGGCGAGGCGCTGACCATGTCCGACCGCATCGCCGTGATGAACCAGGGGCGGATCGAGCAGGTCGACACCACCGACATGCTCTACGACAATCCGGCGACGCCGTTCGTCGCGACCTTCGTCGGCGAGCAGAACGTGTTCCGCGGCAGGGTGGTCGAGGCAGCGGAAGGCTTCGCCGTCATCGAGGGTCCGTCAGGCCGCCTGCGCGGGCGCAACCGGGACGGACTTGCCCCCGGCGCCGAGGCATTGCTGTTCGTGCGGCCGGAACGGATGCAGTTCCTCAACGGCGCTGCCCTCGACAACGAGATCGCAGCCGCGGTCGACCGCCGCGATCTCGAAGGGCCGTTCGTCAACGTGTTCCTGCGGCGTGACGGCAACGAGATCATGGTGCATCTCACCAATTCCGGCGCCGCCGGCCGCAACCTCACCGGCGAGCAGCGGATCGGCTTCGCGGCGGCCGATGCGCTCGTGCTGCCGGCCGGGGAGCTCGCGCGTGAGTGA
- a CDS encoding extracellular solute-binding protein yields the protein MTTVNRRSMLKATAATGAVLAAPAILRASDALASSGTVNVFAWGDYVQDNIKEAFEKATGITMNLSTYGSNDEAENKLRAAGGKGFDVVFPSVDTGPNYYKDNLLAEIDENKLEVNRVIPSIYRASISLGATNRGKRYLVPCDWGTEAITWNNEVLPIESAALSYGDLWREDLVGKVAVRQKSVLVSLAIYLDATGEVKSDRAMDLYKSADECKRVFEAVTDWAIKHKKNIGAFWNNATEATAAFTDAGCVIGQTWDTTGLLLNRDNSPKWQYSMPKEGGLAWLDTMAIPSGAENVEQAYAFINFMLSPETGGMFANNTGYNSAAVGAENFLNEAQKKGFAMAYPTQEAIDNLWWWPAQTDFFASLRSEYSEKLTNA from the coding sequence ATGACGACAGTAAACCGCCGTTCCATGCTGAAGGCGACCGCCGCAACCGGAGCCGTGCTCGCCGCTCCGGCGATCCTGCGCGCCTCCGACGCGCTCGCCTCATCTGGCACCGTCAACGTCTTCGCCTGGGGCGACTACGTCCAGGACAACATCAAGGAAGCCTTCGAGAAGGCGACCGGCATCACCATGAACCTCTCGACCTATGGCTCGAACGACGAGGCCGAGAACAAGCTGCGGGCCGCCGGCGGCAAGGGCTTCGACGTCGTGTTCCCGTCCGTCGATACCGGGCCGAACTACTACAAGGACAATCTGCTTGCCGAGATCGATGAGAACAAGCTCGAGGTGAACCGGGTGATCCCGTCGATCTACCGCGCGTCGATCAGCCTCGGCGCCACCAACCGCGGCAAGCGCTATCTCGTGCCGTGCGACTGGGGCACCGAGGCGATCACCTGGAACAACGAGGTGCTGCCGATCGAGTCCGCGGCCCTGTCCTATGGCGACCTGTGGCGCGAGGATCTGGTTGGCAAGGTGGCCGTCCGCCAGAAGTCGGTGCTGGTGTCGCTGGCGATCTATCTCGACGCCACCGGCGAGGTGAAGTCCGACCGGGCGATGGACCTCTACAAGTCGGCGGACGAGTGCAAGCGCGTCTTCGAGGCAGTCACCGACTGGGCGATCAAGCACAAGAAGAACATCGGCGCGTTCTGGAACAACGCCACCGAGGCGACCGCCGCCTTCACGGATGCGGGCTGCGTCATCGGCCAGACCTGGGACACCACGGGCCTGCTGCTCAATCGCGACAACAGCCCGAAGTGGCAGTACTCGATGCCGAAGGAAGGCGGGCTTGCCTGGCTCGACACCATGGCGATCCCGTCCGGCGCCGAGAATGTCGAACAGGCCTATGCCTTCATCAACTTCATGCTGAGCCCCGAGACCGGCGGCATGTTCGCCAACAACACCGGCTACAACTCGGCGGCCGTCGGCGCCGAGAACTTCCTCAACGAGGCCCAGAAGAAGGGCTTTGCGATGGCCTATCCGACCCAGGAGGCGATCGACAATCTGTGGTGGTGGCCGGCACAGACCGACTTCTTCGCCTCGCTGCGCTCGGAGTATTCCGAGAAGCTGACCAACGCCTGA
- a CDS encoding alkaline phosphatase family protein: MTNILLITADQWRGDTFGAAGHPVVRTPNIDRLAGEGVRFARHFGQAAPCSPARACLYTGLYQMTNRVCRNGTPLDRRHDTLALAMRRAGYDPTQFGYTDVSLDPRDRSGRDPALTTYESVLPGMSVRVLLPEHARPWLSWLRGRGVEVPAGLDIYLPRNAPADPPAGAAPVYGPDETETAFLTNEFLRWLWEQDGPWFAHVSFLRPHPPFIVPEPYASMYPPEAATVFVRQPTAAEAAALHPFLAYSLASIRKGSFVYGAEGLISEWDDAARRQIRATYWGMVSEVDAQIGRILDGLDEAGAAADTMVILTSDHGEMLGDQWLFGKLGWFDASYHVPLIIRDPKTTAGGTVVESFTESIDIMPTILERIGAEVPDHLDGRSLMPFLRGETPPGWRAEAHWEFDFREVATGETEAAFGLPLDALNLAVIRSERYKYVHFAGLPPLLFDLEREPGELVDRANDPAYAAIRLEMAEKLLAWRARHLDRRLSGIELTEGGPVSAGLHRRVG; encoded by the coding sequence ATGACCAACATTCTGCTGATCACGGCCGACCAGTGGCGCGGCGATACCTTCGGTGCGGCCGGCCATCCGGTGGTGCGCACCCCCAACATCGACCGGCTGGCCGGCGAGGGCGTGCGCTTCGCGCGGCATTTCGGCCAAGCCGCGCCATGCTCGCCGGCGCGGGCCTGCCTCTATACCGGCCTCTACCAGATGACCAACCGGGTCTGCCGCAACGGCACGCCGCTCGACCGGCGCCACGACACGCTGGCGCTGGCGATGCGCCGGGCGGGTTACGATCCCACCCAGTTTGGCTATACCGACGTCTCGCTCGATCCGCGCGACCGCTCGGGACGCGATCCGGCGTTGACGACCTACGAGAGCGTGCTGCCCGGGATGAGCGTCAGGGTGTTGCTGCCCGAGCATGCGCGGCCGTGGTTGTCCTGGCTGAGGGGCCGCGGCGTCGAGGTGCCGGCCGGGCTCGACATCTACCTGCCCAGGAATGCGCCGGCCGATCCGCCGGCCGGGGCGGCGCCGGTCTACGGGCCGGACGAGACCGAGACCGCGTTCCTGACCAACGAGTTCCTGCGCTGGCTGTGGGAGCAGGACGGCCCGTGGTTCGCGCATGTGAGCTTCCTGCGGCCGCACCCGCCCTTCATCGTGCCGGAACCCTATGCCTCGATGTATCCGCCGGAAGCGGCCACGGTTTTCGTGCGCCAGCCGACCGCCGCGGAGGCTGCGGCCCTACATCCCTTCCTCGCCTACAGCCTGGCGTCGATCCGCAAGGGCAGCTTCGTGTACGGCGCTGAGGGCTTGATCAGCGAGTGGGATGACGCGGCACGGCGGCAGATCCGCGCTACCTACTGGGGCATGGTCTCCGAGGTCGACGCACAGATCGGCCGCATCCTCGACGGGCTGGACGAGGCGGGCGCTGCCGCCGACACGATGGTGATCCTGACCAGCGATCACGGCGAGATGCTGGGCGACCAGTGGCTGTTCGGCAAGCTCGGCTGGTTCGACGCGAGCTATCACGTGCCGCTGATCATCCGCGACCCGAAGACCACGGCCGGCGGCACCGTCGTCGAATCCTTCACCGAGTCGATCGACATCATGCCGACGATCCTGGAGCGGATCGGCGCCGAGGTGCCGGACCATCTCGACGGGCGTTCGCTGATGCCGTTCCTGCGCGGCGAAACGCCGCCCGGCTGGCGCGCCGAAGCGCACTGGGAGTTCGATTTCCGCGAGGTCGCGACAGGCGAGACGGAGGCGGCGTTCGGACTGCCGCTCGATGCGCTCAACCTGGCCGTGATCCGCAGCGAGCGCTACAAGTATGTCCACTTCGCCGGCCTGCCGCCGCTCCTGTTCGATCTCGAGCGCGAGCCCGGCGAACTGGTGGACCGGGCGAACGACCCGGCCTATGCCGCGATCCGTCTGGAAATGGCAGAGAAGCTGCTGGCCTGGCGGGCGCGCCATCTCGACCGGCGGCTGTCGGGGATCGAACTGACCGAGGGCGGACCGGTGAGCGCCGGCTTGCATCGCAGGGTCGGGTAA